The following coding sequences lie in one Drosophila gunungcola strain Sukarami chromosome X unlocalized genomic scaffold, Dgunungcola_SK_2 000021F, whole genome shotgun sequence genomic window:
- the LOC128260343 gene encoding thymosin beta, which translates to MAAPAPALKDLPKVAENLKSQLEGFNQDKLKNASTQEKIILPTAEDVAAEKTQQSIFEGITAFNQNNLKHTETNEKNPLPDKEAIEQEKEKNQFIAGIENFDAKKLKHTETNEKNVLPTKEVIEAEKKA; encoded by the exons ATGGCCGCCCCAGCACCAGCACTCAAGGATCTGCCCAAGGTGGCCGAGAACCTGAAAAGCCAGTTGGAGGGCTTCAACCAGGACAAACTGAAGAACGCCAGCACCCAGGAGAAGATCATTCTTCCCACCGCCGAAG ATGTGGCTGCCGAGAAGACCCAGCAGTCGATCTTCGAGGGCATCACCGCCTTCAATCAGAACAACTTGAAGCACACGGAGACCAACGAGAAGAACCCGTTGCCCGATAAGGAAG CCATCGagcaggagaaggagaagaatCAGTTTATCGCCGGCATCGAGAATTTTGATGCGAAAAAGTTGAAGCACACCGAGACCAACGAGAAGAACGTGCTGCCCACCAAGGAGGTGATCGAGGCCGAGAAGAAGGCTTAA